From Lolium perenne isolate Kyuss_39 chromosome 5, Kyuss_2.0, whole genome shotgun sequence, a single genomic window includes:
- the LOC127303388 gene encoding uncharacterized protein has translation MAEMIMSESRRRLMEEDPIADEERRQRRRRYGGWTEEELDEDDRQRAESRLQTLEAYRQLDEVNAREREEEEERKRWDPASRKAMLAMPLPVVGETREQDCAICLEEFVDGGKKLRMMPCSHSFHQRCIFEWLRRGRRCPICRYELPSVREDYLLYQQQQAAASVS, from the coding sequence ATGGCGGAGATGATAATGAGCGAAAGCAGGAGGAGGCTGATGGAGGAAGACCCCATAGCTGACGAGGAGCGGAGACAAAGGAGGAGGAGGTATGGTGGGTGGACGGAGGAAGAACTGGATGAGGATGACAGACAAAGGGCGGAATCAAGACTACAGACGCTCGAGGCGTACCGTCAGTTAGATGAAGTAAACGCACGCGAacgcgaggaagaagaggaaagaaAGAGGTGGGACCCGGCGTCTAGAAAGGCCATGCTGGCTATGCCCCTTCCGGTGGTCGGCGAGACGAGGGAGCAGGACTGCGCGATATGCCTCGAGGAGTTCGTGGACGGCGGGAAGAAGCTCAGGATGATGCCCTGCTCCCACTCCTTCCATCAGCGCTGCATCTTCGAGTGGCTACGGCGTGGCCGTCGCTGCCCGATCTGCCGCTATGAGCTACCCTCTGTAAGGGAGGATTATCTCCTTTATCAGCAACAACAAGCGGCAGCCTCGGTGTCTTGA
- the LOC127303389 gene encoding uncharacterized protein — MSTPSSNPFADSSIPNPGQLRAVAITDHVPVKLSTTAANYLAWKTYFYLLFREYNLRDHIDGTADLLACDADWLAIDATIIRWLFLTVSPDIFKTVVQECDDARTVWGKINGLFTNNKLQRVVFLQQEFFGTPQGDQTLDAYCLRLKAISDELQDLGFRIGDELLLSTLTAGLNEDLGNATSNLTLMTNPTLSGCVSSVVIV, encoded by the coding sequence ATGTCAACCCCTAGCTCCAACCCCTTCGCCGACTCCTCCATCCCCAACCCCGGCCAGCTCCGCGCCGTCGCCATCACCGACCATGTCCCCGTCAAGctgtccaccaccgccgccaactACCTCGCCTGGAAGACGTACTTCTACCTCCTCTTCCGCGAGTACAACCTGCGCGATCACATCGACGGCACCGCCGACCTCCTCGCCTGCGACGCCGACTGGCTggccatcgacgccaccatcatccgctggCTCTTCCTCACCGTATCGCCGGACATCTTCAAGACCGTCGTTCAGGAATGCGATGATGCCCGCACGGTGTGGGGCAAGATCAACGGCCTcttcaccaataacaagctccaaCGTGTTGTCTTTTTGCAACAGGAATTCTTCGGCACACCCCAGGGCGATCAAACCTTGGACGCCTACTGCCTGCGCCTCAAGGCCATCTCCGACGAGCTCCAGGACCTTGGGTTCCGGATTGGCGACGAGCTCCTCCTCTCCACCCTCACCGCCGGCCTCAACGAGGACCTCGGCAACGCCACCTCCAACCTCACCCTCATGACCAACCCTACGTTATCCGGATGTGTATCCTCTGTAGTTattgtatag